Proteins encoded together in one Catellatospora citrea window:
- the wecB gene encoding non-hydrolyzing UDP-N-acetylglucosamine 2-epimerase, translating into MKVVSIVGARPQLVKLAPIAAAFAKTDHQHVIVHTGQHYDVNLSDVFFSGLGIPAPDVHLGIGSGSHGVQTGNTLAALDPVLAAEAPDWVLVYGDTNSTLAGALSAVKQHLPVAHLEAGLRSFNRRMPEEHNRILTDHAADLLLAPTEEAMRHLAAEGLAARSVLAGDVMVDVCLRVRDAVRAGEHPRPQLPAGIDPDQPYLLSTLHRAENTDDPRLLAELIASLAALPVPVALLAHPRLVARAAEQGLKLEQGAVHVGQPLGYAGMVSAVLGSVGVVTDSGGLQKEAYLLDRPCTTLRTETEWIETLEGDWNRLVPRPSALGGQEWIDTATRPAPATPRGLPYGDGRAADRVVAFLAERAA; encoded by the coding sequence ATGAAGGTCGTCAGTATCGTCGGGGCACGTCCTCAACTGGTGAAGCTCGCGCCGATCGCGGCCGCCTTCGCGAAAACGGACCATCAGCACGTGATCGTGCATACCGGGCAGCACTACGACGTGAACCTGTCCGACGTCTTCTTTTCCGGCCTGGGCATCCCCGCCCCCGACGTGCACCTGGGCATCGGCTCCGGCAGCCACGGGGTGCAGACCGGCAACACGCTGGCCGCGCTCGACCCGGTGCTCGCGGCCGAGGCGCCCGACTGGGTGCTGGTGTACGGCGACACCAACTCGACGCTGGCCGGCGCGCTCAGCGCGGTCAAGCAGCACCTGCCGGTGGCGCACCTGGAGGCGGGCCTGCGCTCGTTCAACCGCCGGATGCCCGAGGAGCACAATCGCATCCTCACCGACCACGCCGCCGACCTGCTGCTCGCGCCCACCGAGGAGGCGATGCGCCACCTGGCGGCCGAGGGCCTCGCCGCCCGTTCGGTGCTGGCCGGCGACGTGATGGTCGACGTCTGTCTGCGGGTACGCGACGCCGTCCGGGCCGGCGAGCACCCCCGGCCGCAGTTGCCCGCCGGTATCGACCCCGACCAGCCGTACCTGCTGTCCACCCTGCACCGCGCGGAGAACACCGACGACCCGCGCCTGCTGGCCGAGCTGATCGCCTCGCTCGCGGCGCTTCCGGTGCCCGTCGCGCTGCTGGCCCACCCGCGCCTGGTCGCGCGGGCCGCGGAGCAGGGCCTGAAGCTGGAGCAGGGCGCGGTGCACGTCGGCCAGCCGCTCGGCTACGCGGGCATGGTCTCGGCCGTGCTCGGCTCGGTCGGCGTGGTGACCGACTCCGGCGGTCTGCAGAAGGAGGCATACCTGCTCGACCGGCCGTGCACGACGCTGCGCACCGAGACCGAGTGGATCGAGACGCTGGAGGGCGACTGGAACCGGCTCGTGCCGCGGCCGTCCGCGCTGGGCGGGCAGGAATGGATCGACACGGCCACCCGCCCCGCCCCCGCCACGCCGCGCGGGCTGCCCTACGGTGACGGCCGCGCGGCAGACCGGGTGGTCGCGTTCCTCGCCGAGCGGGCTGCCTGA
- a CDS encoding glycosyltransferase, producing MQPTVDRDVAVITPWYPTRQSPFRGSFVQAMVDATAPTVDRMRVYHCDDWVAQLSAREDAEVDAAARWLLPRAVHWRPTVGGAQLQLLPVSIPRGTLYAENARRHEAALRIALGGRPLDAPVVHAHVGLPSGWAGLRNMRPDAKLFVTEHASFLDLILADPDSRAMYDELLTRCTGFFAVGDGVRGLLSETFPQHRDRIQVMPNPISFEAARTDPVARLHRWIYVGGLKPTKGVHLLLEAFATCHADDDALTLTLVGEGPLLDQLKTRAGQLGVAHAVTFTGPVPPEVALRLMREHDLLVHPSRAETFGMVVVEASAAGLPVLVTRCGGPERTLSGIEEAAGQLFGVEDDAESIVEAYRRLAARWPDGLDLARARTELAARYGYQAVADAHHRAWFAGVAA from the coding sequence ATGCAGCCGACCGTGGACCGGGATGTGGCGGTGATCACGCCGTGGTATCCCACCCGGCAGTCGCCCTTCCGCGGGTCGTTCGTGCAGGCCATGGTCGACGCCACCGCGCCGACCGTGGACCGGATGCGGGTCTACCACTGCGACGACTGGGTGGCCCAGCTGTCCGCCCGTGAGGACGCCGAGGTCGACGCCGCCGCGCGCTGGCTGCTGCCCAGGGCGGTGCACTGGCGGCCCACCGTGGGCGGCGCGCAACTGCAGCTACTGCCAGTCTCCATCCCGCGGGGCACGCTGTACGCCGAGAACGCACGGCGGCACGAGGCGGCCCTACGGATCGCGCTCGGCGGCCGCCCGCTGGACGCACCGGTCGTGCACGCGCACGTGGGCCTGCCCAGCGGCTGGGCCGGGCTGCGCAACATGCGACCGGACGCGAAGCTGTTCGTCACCGAGCACGCCAGCTTCCTCGACCTGATCCTGGCCGACCCGGACTCGCGCGCCATGTACGACGAACTGCTGACCCGCTGCACCGGCTTCTTCGCCGTCGGCGACGGCGTACGCGGGCTGTTGTCCGAGACGTTCCCGCAGCACCGGGACCGGATCCAGGTCATGCCGAACCCGATCTCGTTCGAGGCCGCGCGGACCGACCCGGTGGCACGCCTGCACAGGTGGATCTACGTGGGCGGTCTGAAGCCGACCAAGGGTGTGCACCTGCTGCTCGAAGCGTTCGCGACCTGTCACGCCGACGACGACGCGCTCACCCTCACCCTGGTCGGGGAGGGCCCGCTGCTCGACCAGCTGAAGACCCGGGCCGGGCAGCTCGGCGTGGCCCACGCGGTGACCTTCACCGGACCGGTCCCCCCGGAGGTCGCCTTGCGCCTCATGCGCGAGCACGACCTGCTGGTGCATCCGAGCCGGGCGGAGACGTTCGGCATGGTGGTGGTGGAGGCCTCGGCCGCGGGGCTGCCTGTGCTGGTCACCCGGTGCGGCGGGCCGGAGCGCACGCTGTCCGGGATCGAGGAGGCAGCGGGGCAGCTGTTCGGCGTCGAGGACGACGCCGAGTCGATCGTCGAGGCATACCGGCGGCTCGCCGCGCGCTGGCCGGACGGGCTGGACCTGGCCCGCGCCCGCACCGAGCTGGCCGCCCGGTACGGCTACCAGGCGGTTGCCGACGCCCATCACCGGGCCTGGTTCGCGGGAGTGGCGGCATGA
- a CDS encoding glycosyltransferase, whose product MTNRRGQRRPRVLYLAFYFPPSRASGVYRARATANFLTDQGWDVTVLASPLKFLHEVIGSVDEGLAATVDPRIRVERPAQHQFVWERDIRRFSPMRRNLPLLTRKIYTAAHDRIFPEHYYSWGLNAVSRALRMHTRRRFDIVLATGNPFVSFAAAWMFNRMTGVPYVADYRDAWTLNLFTDAPAFPPEHQAWKWERRVLSRAAASCYVNDALRGWHAERYPSVANRMMVIPNGWDPDLMAEIGEPPALEPAGEPRPLQFSYLGTLTHAQPVEEMVTAFQRARVHPEMAGAQLNIHGHLGFFAHGQSDIAEKLGVNLEEQRAGSTDAVVYRGPVSKTDVGQVYEQSDVLVFLAGGARYVTSGKIFEYMAAGRPIVSVHAPGIAATEVLDGYPLWFNANSLDPDEVAQTMVAAAKAARDIEPEQRRQAKEHARRYRRETVLAPLEQRLRAVVERRAAK is encoded by the coding sequence ATGACGAATAGGCGTGGCCAGCGACGACCGCGTGTGCTCTACCTGGCTTTCTACTTTCCGCCTTCGCGTGCCAGCGGGGTCTACCGGGCGCGTGCCACGGCGAACTTCCTGACCGACCAGGGCTGGGACGTCACCGTTCTCGCCTCCCCCCTGAAGTTCCTGCACGAGGTCATCGGTTCCGTGGACGAGGGGCTTGCCGCCACGGTCGATCCCCGGATCCGGGTGGAGCGGCCGGCGCAGCACCAGTTCGTCTGGGAGCGCGACATCCGGCGGTTCAGCCCCATGCGCCGGAACCTGCCGCTGCTGACCCGCAAGATCTATACGGCCGCCCATGACCGGATCTTCCCGGAGCACTACTACTCGTGGGGCCTCAACGCGGTCAGCCGCGCACTGCGCATGCACACCCGCCGACGCTTCGACATCGTGCTCGCCACCGGCAACCCGTTCGTGTCCTTCGCCGCGGCCTGGATGTTCAACCGGATGACCGGCGTGCCCTATGTCGCCGACTACCGCGACGCGTGGACGCTGAACCTGTTCACCGACGCCCCGGCGTTCCCCCCGGAGCACCAGGCCTGGAAGTGGGAGCGCCGCGTCCTGAGCCGGGCCGCGGCCTCCTGCTACGTCAACGACGCGCTGCGGGGCTGGCACGCCGAGCGCTACCCCTCGGTGGCGAACCGGATGATGGTCATCCCGAACGGCTGGGACCCGGACCTGATGGCGGAGATCGGCGAGCCGCCCGCGCTGGAGCCCGCCGGCGAGCCCCGGCCGCTGCAGTTCAGCTACCTGGGCACGCTGACCCACGCCCAGCCGGTCGAGGAGATGGTCACCGCCTTCCAGCGCGCCCGGGTCCATCCCGAGATGGCCGGCGCGCAGCTGAACATCCACGGCCACCTGGGCTTCTTCGCGCACGGGCAATCCGACATCGCAGAGAAGCTCGGGGTCAACCTCGAGGAGCAGCGGGCCGGTTCCACCGATGCGGTGGTCTACCGCGGTCCGGTGTCGAAGACCGACGTCGGCCAGGTGTACGAGCAGAGTGACGTGCTGGTCTTCCTCGCCGGCGGCGCCCGCTACGTGACCTCCGGCAAGATCTTCGAGTACATGGCGGCGGGGCGGCCGATCGTCTCGGTCCACGCGCCGGGCATCGCCGCGACCGAGGTGCTCGACGGCTACCCGCTGTGGTTCAACGCGAACAGCCTGGATCCCGACGAGGTGGCGCAGACCATGGTCGCCGCGGCCAAGGCCGCCCGGGACATCGAGCCCGAGCAGCGCCGCCAGGCCAAGGAACACGCCCGTCGGTACCGTCGCGAGACGGTGCTGGCCCCGCTGGAGCAGCGGCTGCGGGCGGTAGTCGAGCGCCGGGCGGCCAAGTGA
- a CDS encoding glycosyl transferase family 1, whose translation MTSSGGATAGQAHRTVRLACGLSPNDRLVVCLAGADLVQGLATLIAALPRLPGHHVALVGDLPPGDDLLDRAERLGVRGRVHVVPAPPGDLAAFLGSAELGLVGYERGTGAPVTAAIQAYRAAGLTVLAAEAGPARGFLTDNDLGVLFRAGDPAGGVRAIRQALRERSRSFQAARWVVGRPRRVAGALKRAVRRRSLLPPPRPAAPPTPAPPTWRPLGDTPIRLGLGTANHAGQLSAFAWAICRNRPDVSAELVVAQAPGRFRHPADEHLTFQQQRLLSVQLAQSERVFGYTHLLADAFRPVLGYLNGNHIDADLPTLRRVPGLKVALLGHGSEVRHPARHRERHGHSMFLDAPPGIEAQLTTLAERSQRVARDSGLPIFVTTLDLLSDLPQATWAPLVLDVDVWASDRPPLERARPVVLHAPSNRWTKGTDRILPVLTELHDRGAIDFRLVEAMPWSEMRDLVRDADIVVDQLVMGSYCAFAVEGMAAGRPVVAFLDEQVHRDAGVAPPIVNATPATLRTAIESLLDDRARGAELGARSVEYVREHHDGRRTAAAFADFLT comes from the coding sequence ATGACCAGCAGTGGTGGCGCGACCGCAGGCCAGGCACACCGGACGGTGCGCCTGGCCTGCGGGCTCTCTCCGAACGACCGGCTCGTCGTGTGCCTGGCCGGGGCGGATCTCGTGCAGGGGCTCGCGACACTGATCGCCGCCCTGCCCCGGCTGCCCGGTCACCACGTCGCGCTGGTCGGCGACCTGCCGCCGGGCGACGACCTGCTCGACCGGGCAGAGCGGCTGGGCGTACGCGGACGGGTGCACGTCGTGCCCGCCCCGCCCGGTGACCTGGCCGCCTTCCTCGGCTCCGCCGAGCTGGGGCTGGTCGGCTACGAGCGCGGCACGGGCGCGCCGGTCACCGCCGCGATCCAGGCCTACCGGGCCGCCGGGCTGACCGTGCTGGCCGCCGAGGCCGGCCCGGCCCGGGGTTTCCTCACCGACAACGACCTCGGCGTGCTGTTCCGCGCCGGTGACCCGGCCGGTGGTGTCCGGGCCATACGGCAGGCCCTGCGCGAGCGCTCACGGTCGTTTCAGGCGGCCCGCTGGGTGGTCGGGCGGCCCCGCCGGGTCGCGGGCGCGCTCAAGCGTGCGGTGCGGCGGCGCTCGCTGCTGCCCCCGCCCCGCCCCGCCGCCCCGCCCACCCCGGCGCCGCCGACCTGGCGGCCGCTGGGCGACACGCCGATCCGGCTCGGCCTGGGCACCGCCAACCACGCCGGGCAGCTGTCGGCGTTCGCGTGGGCGATCTGCCGCAACCGTCCCGACGTCTCCGCCGAGCTGGTGGTCGCCCAGGCTCCGGGCCGCTTCCGTCACCCGGCCGACGAGCACCTGACCTTCCAGCAGCAACGCCTGCTCAGCGTGCAGCTGGCCCAGTCGGAGCGGGTGTTCGGCTACACCCACCTGCTGGCCGACGCGTTCCGCCCGGTCCTCGGCTACCTCAACGGCAACCACATCGACGCCGACCTGCCGACCCTGCGCCGCGTGCCGGGGCTGAAGGTGGCGCTGCTGGGCCACGGCAGCGAGGTCCGCCATCCGGCCCGGCACCGGGAGCGGCACGGGCACTCCATGTTCCTGGACGCCCCGCCGGGCATCGAGGCGCAGCTCACCACGCTCGCCGAGCGCTCCCAGCGGGTGGCTCGCGACAGCGGCCTGCCGATCTTCGTGACGACCCTGGATCTGCTGTCCGACCTGCCGCAGGCCACCTGGGCGCCGCTCGTGCTCGACGTGGACGTCTGGGCCAGCGACCGGCCGCCGCTGGAGCGGGCCCGCCCGGTGGTGCTGCACGCTCCGTCCAACCGGTGGACCAAGGGCACCGACCGGATCCTGCCGGTGCTCACCGAGCTGCACGACCGCGGGGCGATCGACTTCCGTCTGGTCGAGGCCATGCCCTGGAGCGAGATGCGGGACCTGGTGCGCGACGCGGACATCGTGGTGGACCAGCTGGTGATGGGCAGCTACTGCGCGTTCGCCGTCGAGGGCATGGCGGCGGGCCGGCCGGTGGTGGCCTTCCTGGACGAGCAGGTGCACCGCGACGCCGGGGTCGCCCCGCCGATCGTCAACGCCACCCCGGCCACCCTGCGTACGGCGATCGAGTCGCTGCTGGACGACCGTGCCCGGGGCGCGGAGCTGGGCGCGCGCTCGGTGGAGTACGTGCGCGAACACCACGACGGACGGCGTACCGCGGCGGCGTTCGCGGACTTCCTGACGTGA
- a CDS encoding Gfo/Idh/MocA family protein has product MSGERKLRAGLIGLGAMGRNHARVLSGLGGVELVAVVDPMGDTAGTLRVPVVSTVDELIAMGVDYAVIACPTALHEEVGLALAANGVSALIEKPLAPSLDAARRLVDAFEKAGLVAGVGHIERYNPALQSLRSRLEAGELGEVFQVVTRRQGPFPHRIADVGVVMDLATHDIDLTSWVTGQAYTSVSAHTVFRSGRPHEDMVAAVGQLSDGSMVNHLVNWLSPLKERSTVITGERGCFVADTLTADLTFYANGAISTEWEALRSFRGVAEGDMVRFAIPKREPLLVEHERFRDAVEGKPSDIVTLRQGLRTVEVAAAVLKSSADRMTVQLPAPEPEG; this is encoded by the coding sequence ATGAGCGGCGAACGCAAGCTGCGCGCCGGCCTGATCGGCCTGGGCGCGATGGGCCGCAACCACGCCCGGGTGCTGTCCGGGCTCGGCGGCGTCGAGCTGGTCGCGGTCGTCGACCCGATGGGCGACACCGCCGGCACGCTGCGGGTGCCCGTGGTGTCCACGGTCGACGAGCTCATCGCCATGGGCGTCGACTACGCCGTGATCGCTTGCCCGACGGCGCTGCACGAGGAGGTCGGCCTGGCGCTGGCCGCCAACGGCGTCTCCGCACTGATCGAGAAGCCGCTGGCCCCGTCGCTGGACGCGGCCCGTCGCCTGGTCGACGCGTTCGAGAAGGCCGGCCTGGTCGCGGGCGTCGGACACATCGAGCGGTACAACCCCGCGCTGCAGAGCCTGCGCAGCCGCCTGGAGGCGGGCGAGCTGGGCGAGGTCTTCCAGGTGGTCACCCGCCGGCAGGGCCCGTTCCCGCACCGCATCGCCGACGTGGGCGTGGTCATGGACCTGGCCACCCACGACATCGACCTGACCAGCTGGGTCACCGGGCAGGCGTACACCTCGGTGTCGGCGCACACGGTGTTCCGCAGCGGGCGCCCGCACGAGGACATGGTCGCCGCGGTCGGCCAGCTCAGCGACGGTTCCATGGTGAACCACCTGGTGAACTGGCTCAGCCCGCTCAAGGAGCGGTCCACGGTCATCACCGGTGAGCGCGGCTGCTTCGTCGCGGACACGCTGACCGCCGACCTGACCTTCTACGCCAACGGCGCCATCAGCACCGAGTGGGAGGCGCTGCGCTCCTTCCGCGGCGTGGCCGAGGGCGACATGGTCCGGTTCGCCATCCCCAAGCGCGAGCCGCTGCTGGTGGAGCACGAGCGCTTCCGTGACGCGGTCGAAGGCAAGCCGAGCGACATCGTCACGCTGCGGCAGGGCCTGCGCACGGTGGAGGTCGCGGCCGCAGTGCTGAAGTCCTCCGCCGACCGGATGACCGTCCAACTGCCCGCCCCCGAACCCGAGGGCTGA
- a CDS encoding DegT/DnrJ/EryC1/StrS family aminotransferase: protein MSDELIPPARPVIGEAEIEAAVRVLRSGMVVQGPEVKAFEEDFSTLVDGRHCVAVNSGTSALHLALIAMGVGPGDEVIVPSFSFAASANAVRLVGAEPVFADIEAGSFCLDPDAVAAAITPRTVAIMPVHLYGHPAAMDRIMALAGRHGLAVLEDACQAHGAALNGTPVGAFGVAGTFSFYPTKNMHSLEGGMVTTADAEFARTLRLLRNQGMEQRYANEIVGANMRLTDVAAAVGREQFKQLAAWTEQRQANAKFLDSRITALVTPPVADNAKHVYHQYTVRVPGGARDAVQQAFTAKGIGTAVYYPTPIHRLKPYLTAEGKVNPAWDLPETERAAAEVLSLPIFPSLTPAQLERIADAANSVAGLL, encoded by the coding sequence TTGAGCGACGAGCTGATCCCCCCGGCACGACCGGTCATCGGCGAGGCTGAGATCGAGGCCGCGGTACGTGTGCTGCGCAGCGGCATGGTCGTGCAGGGCCCGGAGGTCAAGGCATTCGAGGAGGACTTCTCGACCCTGGTCGACGGCCGGCACTGCGTGGCCGTCAACTCGGGCACGTCGGCGCTGCACCTGGCCCTGATCGCGATGGGCGTCGGCCCCGGCGACGAGGTCATCGTGCCGTCCTTCTCCTTCGCGGCCTCGGCCAACGCGGTCCGCCTGGTCGGCGCCGAGCCGGTCTTCGCCGACATCGAGGCGGGCAGCTTCTGCCTGGACCCCGACGCGGTAGCCGCCGCGATCACCCCGCGCACCGTCGCGATCATGCCGGTCCACCTGTACGGGCACCCCGCCGCGATGGACCGGATCATGGCGCTCGCCGGGCGGCACGGCCTCGCCGTGCTGGAGGACGCCTGCCAGGCGCACGGCGCGGCGCTGAACGGCACTCCGGTCGGCGCCTTCGGCGTGGCCGGCACGTTCAGCTTCTACCCCACCAAGAACATGCACTCGCTCGAGGGCGGCATGGTCACCACCGCGGACGCCGAGTTCGCCCGCACCCTGCGCCTGCTGCGCAACCAGGGCATGGAGCAGCGCTACGCCAACGAGATCGTCGGCGCGAACATGCGGCTCACCGACGTCGCCGCGGCGGTCGGCCGGGAGCAGTTCAAGCAGCTCGCGGCGTGGACCGAGCAGCGCCAGGCCAACGCCAAGTTCCTCGACTCGCGGATCACCGCGCTGGTGACCCCGCCGGTCGCGGACAACGCCAAGCACGTCTACCACCAGTACACGGTGCGCGTGCCCGGCGGCGCCCGGGACGCGGTGCAGCAGGCGTTCACCGCCAAGGGCATCGGCACCGCGGTGTACTACCCGACGCCGATCCACCGGCTCAAGCCGTACCTGACCGCCGAGGGCAAGGTCAACCCGGCGTGGGACCTGCCGGAGACCGAGCGGGCGGCGGCCGAGGTGCTGTCCCTGCCGATCTTCCCGTCGCTGACCCCGGCCCAGCTGGAGCGCATCGCCGACGCGGCGAACAGTGTGGCGGGTCTCCTATGA
- a CDS encoding ABC transporter ATP-binding protein has translation MADKRPTVIVDDVHIVYRVHGAGAKDNSPLAALRRIASRKPSPTVREVHAVKGVSFTAYEGEAIGLIGSNGSGKSTLLRAVAGLLPATRGAVYTKGQPSLLGVNAALMNDLSGERNVMLGCLAMGMDRNEVRARTQEIIDFSGINERGDFGSLPMRTYSSGMSARLRFSIAAAKKHEVLLIDEALATGDASFRKRSEDRVRELRAGAGTVFLVSHSLSSVRDTCERSIWLESGVIRMDGPTDDVIAAYEDYSSNK, from the coding sequence GTGGCTGACAAGCGTCCCACTGTCATCGTCGACGACGTGCACATCGTCTACCGCGTGCACGGCGCCGGCGCCAAGGACAACTCCCCGTTGGCCGCGCTGCGCCGGATCGCCTCCCGCAAGCCGTCGCCGACCGTACGCGAGGTGCACGCCGTCAAGGGCGTCAGCTTCACCGCGTACGAGGGTGAGGCCATCGGCCTGATCGGCAGCAACGGCTCCGGCAAGTCCACGCTGCTGCGGGCCGTGGCCGGGCTGCTGCCCGCGACCCGCGGCGCGGTGTACACCAAGGGCCAGCCGTCGCTGCTCGGCGTGAACGCCGCGCTGATGAACGACCTCTCCGGCGAGCGCAACGTCATGCTCGGCTGCCTCGCCATGGGTATGGACCGCAACGAGGTGCGCGCCCGCACCCAGGAGATCATCGACTTCTCGGGCATCAACGAGCGCGGCGACTTCGGCTCCCTGCCGATGCGCACGTACTCGTCGGGCATGTCGGCGCGGCTGCGCTTCTCGATCGCGGCGGCAAAGAAGCACGAGGTGCTCCTGATCGACGAGGCGCTGGCCACCGGTGACGCGTCGTTCCGCAAGCGCAGCGAGGACCGGGTCCGCGAGCTGCGGGCCGGGGCCGGCACGGTGTTCCTCGTCAGCCACTCGCTGAGCTCGGTGCGCGACACGTGCGAGCGATCGATCTGGCTGGAGTCCGGAGTGATCCGGATGGACGGCCCGACCGACGACGTCATCGCCGCGTACGAAGACTACAGCAGCAATAAATGA